A region from the Mycolicibacterium phlei genome encodes:
- a CDS encoding VTT domain-containing protein, which produces MTTTALAAADQLALMPDFLDPMVLLGYFGAWALAGLLLVVFVESGVLFPVLPGDSLLFVAGMLAAGTAQLAKDGEQVNFQLWQLLVFIPIAAVLGGQVGYWVGRNVGTAMFKPDARFLKQKYLDEAHVFFEERGPFAIVIARFVPIVRTLAPITAGAARMSYPLFTLYNVIGAVVWGVGLTLLGYWLGQFQVIQDLLEPIVIAIVVISVLPMFIEWYKRRRAAKRAAGESA; this is translated from the coding sequence ATGACCACGACAGCCCTGGCCGCAGCCGACCAGCTGGCACTGATGCCGGACTTCCTCGATCCCATGGTGTTGCTGGGGTACTTCGGCGCCTGGGCGCTGGCCGGCCTGCTGCTGGTGGTCTTCGTCGAGTCCGGGGTGTTGTTCCCGGTGCTGCCGGGCGATTCGCTGCTGTTCGTGGCCGGAATGCTGGCCGCGGGCACCGCACAGCTGGCCAAGGACGGCGAGCAGGTCAACTTCCAGTTGTGGCAGTTGCTGGTGTTCATCCCGATCGCGGCCGTGCTGGGCGGTCAGGTCGGCTACTGGGTGGGCCGCAACGTCGGCACCGCGATGTTCAAGCCCGACGCCCGCTTCCTCAAGCAGAAGTACCTCGACGAGGCGCATGTGTTCTTCGAGGAGCGCGGGCCGTTCGCGATCGTGATCGCCCGGTTCGTGCCGATCGTGCGCACGCTGGCGCCGATCACCGCCGGCGCCGCGCGGATGAGCTATCCGCTGTTCACGCTGTACAACGTGATCGGCGCGGTGGTGTGGGGTGTCGGGCTGACCCTGCTCGGCTACTGGCTCGGCCAGTTCCAGGTGATCCAGGACCTGCTCGAGCCGATCGTCATCGCGATCGTGGTGATCTCGGTACTGCCGATGTTCATCGAGTGGTACAAGCGGCGCCGCGCCGCCAAGCGCGCCGCCGGCGAGTCCGCCTAA
- a CDS encoding DUF3151 domain-containing protein, whose protein sequence is MTRMGDLLGPDPVLLPGDSEAEDELAGGENPAIVAAAHPSASVAWAALAEQALAGEQAITAYAYARTGYHRGLDQLRRNGWKGFGPVPYSHEPNRGFLRCVAALARAADAIGETDEYQRCLDLLDDCDPAARAELGLA, encoded by the coding sequence ATGACACGGATGGGTGATCTCCTGGGGCCGGATCCGGTGCTGCTGCCGGGCGACAGCGAAGCCGAGGACGAACTCGCCGGCGGTGAGAACCCGGCGATCGTCGCCGCGGCGCACCCGTCGGCGTCGGTGGCCTGGGCCGCGCTGGCCGAGCAGGCGCTGGCCGGGGAGCAGGCGATCACGGCCTACGCCTACGCCCGCACCGGCTACCACCGCGGTCTGGACCAGCTGCGCCGTAACGGCTGGAAGGGCTTCGGCCCGGTGCCCTACAGCCACGAGCCCAACCGCGGCTTCCTGCGCTGCGTGGCGGCCCTGGCGCGGGCGGCCGACGCGATCGGCGAGACCGACGAGTACCAGCGCTGCCTGGACCTGCTCGACGACTGCGATCCGGCGGCGCGCGCCGAGCTCGGCCTGGCCTGA
- a CDS encoding PaaI family thioesterase produces the protein MTHDYGLDPRRVDPEYNRHGGFPVFEAAQPGPGFGRFLTAMRRLQDLAVSANPAPETWDVVADRVEALVADLAPYEAPEGEGPAHRVPDLPGAGSLLAPPWTVDKFEADEVRLRVTFSRYHVGGNSAVHGGVLPMLFDSLFGMVVHATGRPISRTAYLHVDYRRVTPINVELYARGWLREAQGRKAFINAELRDGDDNLLAESNGLMIQLLAGQP, from the coding sequence GTGACCCACGACTACGGTCTGGATCCGCGTCGGGTGGATCCGGAGTACAACCGCCACGGCGGATTCCCGGTCTTCGAGGCCGCCCAGCCGGGTCCCGGCTTCGGCCGGTTCCTGACCGCCATGCGCCGCCTGCAGGACCTGGCGGTGTCGGCGAACCCGGCACCCGAGACGTGGGACGTCGTCGCCGACCGGGTGGAGGCGCTGGTCGCCGATCTCGCCCCGTACGAGGCCCCCGAGGGTGAGGGCCCGGCCCACCGGGTGCCCGACCTGCCGGGGGCGGGCAGTCTGCTGGCGCCGCCGTGGACGGTCGACAAGTTCGAGGCCGACGAGGTCCGGCTGCGCGTGACGTTCAGCCGCTACCACGTGGGCGGTAACTCCGCGGTGCACGGCGGGGTGCTGCCGATGCTGTTCGACTCGTTGTTCGGCATGGTCGTGCACGCCACCGGACGGCCCATCAGCCGCACCGCCTACCTGCACGTCGACTACCGCCGGGTGACCCCGATCAACGTCGAGTTGTACGCCCGCGGCTGGCTGCGGGAGGCCCAGGGCCGCAAGGCGTTCATCAACGCCGAACTGCGCGACGGCGACGACAACCTGCTCGCCGAGTCCAACGGCCTGATGATCCAGCTGCTGGCCGGCCAGCCCTGA
- a CDS encoding Rv0361 family membrane protein: MSNPSGPDQPEDTSGVPDDSDAPEESTQDSQPQDQDHEPATEVIEPSADHEPATEIISAQPQPEQAGEGEQGERRFTAPSTFDATTTQKIDTPADPATEVFAPVGGGAKPAAPQEIPPRDPPRASAPKPPAPAQVTRSWGWVVAVVLVIAALVAIAVLGTVLLTRDSKPKVSQEDLVRRTIQEFDAAIQSGDLAKLRSITCGSTRDNYVNYTDKSWAETHERVAAAKQYPVVASIDQVVVNGDHAEANVTAFMAYAPQTRSTRSFDLEFRDDQWKICQAPAS, encoded by the coding sequence ATGTCGAACCCATCTGGGCCTGACCAGCCCGAAGACACCTCGGGTGTCCCCGACGACTCCGACGCGCCCGAGGAGTCCACGCAGGACAGCCAACCTCAGGACCAGGACCACGAACCGGCGACCGAGGTGATCGAGCCCAGCGCCGACCACGAGCCGGCCACCGAGATCATCTCCGCGCAGCCGCAGCCCGAGCAGGCCGGCGAGGGTGAGCAGGGCGAGCGTCGGTTCACCGCGCCGTCGACGTTCGACGCGACGACGACGCAGAAGATCGACACCCCCGCCGACCCGGCCACCGAGGTGTTCGCCCCGGTCGGCGGCGGCGCCAAACCCGCTGCCCCGCAGGAGATCCCGCCACGTGACCCGCCACGTGCCAGCGCCCCGAAGCCGCCGGCACCGGCGCAGGTGACGCGCAGCTGGGGCTGGGTGGTGGCGGTGGTGCTGGTGATCGCCGCGCTGGTCGCGATCGCGGTGCTGGGCACCGTGCTGCTCACCCGCGACTCGAAACCCAAGGTGTCGCAGGAGGATCTGGTCCGCCGGACCATCCAGGAGTTCGACGCGGCGATCCAGAGCGGCGACCTGGCCAAGCTGCGCAGCATCACCTGCGGCAGCACCCGCGACAACTACGTCAACTACACCGACAAGTCGTGGGCCGAGACGCACGAGCGGGTGGCCGCGGCCAAGCAGTACCCGGTGGTGGCCAGCATCGACCAGGTCGTCGTCAACGGCGACCACGCCGAGGCCAACGTCACCGCGTTCATGGCGTACGCGCCGCAGACCCGGTCGACGCGCAGCTTCGACCTGGAGTTCCGCGACGACCAGTGGAAGATTTGCCAGGCGCCCGCCTCCTGA
- a CDS encoding alcohol dehydrogenase catalytic domain-containing protein yields the protein MTTHKAVQVASAGAPLTLVDVETTSPPPGHVRIAVAACGVCGTDHGFVSGGFPGLNWPLTPGHEIAGTVAELGDGVEGFAVGDRVAVGWFGGNCNHCVPCRKGQFMQCERMQVPSWHYPGGYAESVVAPATALARIPEGLTFAEAAPLGCAGVTTYNALRHTRAKPGDLVAVLGIGGLGHLGVQFARAMGFETVAIARGADKEADARALGAHHYIDSRAVDVASALRDLGGAAAVLATAANSQAMGDTVGGLAPEGQLVIVGVSADTLPISPMQLISQGLSVSGHPSGTSRDVEETMRFAVLTGVRARIEERPLAEAAEAYAAMEEGRARYRMVLTM from the coding sequence ATGACCACTCACAAGGCCGTTCAGGTGGCGTCCGCCGGCGCCCCGCTCACGCTCGTCGACGTCGAGACGACGTCCCCGCCGCCCGGTCACGTGCGCATCGCGGTGGCCGCGTGCGGGGTGTGCGGCACCGACCACGGTTTCGTGTCCGGCGGATTCCCGGGGCTGAACTGGCCGCTGACCCCGGGACACGAGATCGCGGGCACCGTCGCCGAGTTGGGCGACGGTGTGGAGGGATTCGCCGTCGGCGACCGGGTGGCGGTCGGCTGGTTCGGCGGCAACTGCAACCACTGCGTGCCCTGCCGCAAGGGACAGTTCATGCAGTGCGAGCGGATGCAGGTGCCCAGCTGGCACTATCCGGGCGGCTACGCCGAGTCCGTCGTCGCACCCGCCACCGCACTGGCCCGCATCCCCGAGGGCCTGACGTTCGCCGAGGCCGCGCCGCTGGGCTGCGCCGGGGTGACCACCTACAACGCACTGCGGCACACCCGCGCGAAGCCCGGCGACCTGGTCGCCGTGCTGGGCATCGGCGGGCTGGGGCACCTCGGCGTGCAGTTCGCCCGGGCGATGGGGTTCGAGACCGTGGCCATCGCGCGCGGTGCGGACAAGGAGGCCGACGCCCGCGCGCTGGGCGCCCACCACTACATCGACTCGCGGGCCGTCGACGTGGCCTCGGCGCTGCGCGACCTCGGCGGGGCGGCGGCGGTGCTGGCCACCGCGGCCAACTCGCAGGCGATGGGCGACACGGTGGGCGGGCTGGCGCCGGAGGGTCAGCTGGTGATCGTCGGGGTGAGCGCCGATACGTTGCCCATCTCGCCGATGCAGTTGATCAGTCAGGGGCTCAGCGTGAGCGGACATCCGTCGGGCACCTCGCGTGACGTCGAGGAGACGATGCGGTTCGCGGTGCTGACCGGGGTGCGGGCGCGCATCGAGGAACGGCCGCTGGCCGAGGCCGCCGAGGCGTACGCGGCGATGGAGGAGGGCCGGGCGCGCTACCGGATGGTCCTGACGATGTAG
- a CDS encoding adenylosuccinate synthase, protein MPAIVLIGAQWGDEGKGKATDLLGGRVQWVVRYQGGNNAGHTVVLPTGENFALHLIPSGILTPGVTNVIGNGVVVDPGVLLTELKGLEERGVDTERLLISADAHLLMPYHVAIDKVVERYAGSKKIGTTGRGIGPCYQDKIARIGIRVADVLDPDLLAEKIAAALEFKNQVLVKIYNRKALEPAEVVENLLAQAEGFKHRIADTRYLLNEALEKGETVLLEGSQGTRLDVDHGTYPFVTSSNPTAGGAAVGSGIGPTRITTVLGILKAYTTRVGSGPFPTELFDEKGEYLSKTGGEVGVTTGRARRCGWFDAVIARYATRVNGITDYFLTKLDVLSSLETVPVCVGYKVDGKRVDDMPMTQSDIAKAEPIYEELPGWWEDISGAREFEDLPVKARDYVLRVEELAGAHVSCIGVGPGRDQTIVRRDILADG, encoded by the coding sequence ATGCCGGCAATCGTGCTCATCGGCGCCCAATGGGGTGACGAGGGCAAAGGAAAGGCCACCGACCTACTCGGCGGCCGTGTTCAGTGGGTGGTTCGGTACCAGGGCGGCAACAACGCGGGCCACACCGTCGTACTGCCGACGGGTGAGAACTTCGCCCTGCACCTGATCCCCTCCGGGATCCTCACCCCGGGGGTGACCAACGTCATCGGCAACGGCGTCGTCGTCGACCCAGGGGTGCTGCTCACCGAGCTGAAGGGCCTCGAGGAGCGCGGAGTCGACACCGAGCGTCTGCTGATCTCGGCCGACGCCCATCTGCTCATGCCGTATCACGTCGCGATCGACAAGGTCGTGGAGCGCTACGCGGGCAGCAAGAAGATCGGCACCACCGGACGTGGGATCGGTCCCTGCTACCAGGACAAGATCGCCCGCATCGGCATCCGGGTCGCCGACGTGCTCGATCCGGACCTGCTGGCCGAGAAGATCGCCGCCGCACTGGAATTCAAGAACCAGGTGCTGGTCAAGATCTACAACCGCAAGGCGCTGGAGCCCGCCGAGGTGGTGGAGAACCTGCTGGCCCAGGCCGAGGGGTTCAAGCACCGCATCGCCGACACCCGGTACCTGCTCAACGAGGCCCTGGAGAAGGGTGAGACGGTGCTGCTGGAGGGGTCGCAGGGCACCCGGCTCGACGTCGACCACGGCACGTATCCCTTTGTGACGTCCTCGAATCCGACGGCAGGCGGCGCCGCGGTGGGCTCGGGCATCGGACCCACCCGGATCACCACGGTGCTCGGCATCCTCAAGGCCTACACCACCCGCGTCGGCTCCGGACCGTTCCCCACCGAACTGTTCGACGAGAAGGGCGAATACCTGTCCAAGACCGGTGGCGAGGTCGGCGTGACGACCGGCCGGGCCCGCCGGTGCGGCTGGTTCGACGCGGTGATCGCCCGCTACGCCACCCGGGTCAACGGGATCACCGACTACTTCCTGACCAAGCTCGACGTGCTGTCCAGCCTGGAGACCGTACCGGTCTGCGTGGGCTACAAGGTCGACGGCAAGCGCGTCGACGACATGCCGATGACCCAGAGCGACATCGCCAAGGCCGAGCCGATCTACGAGGAACTGCCCGGCTGGTGGGAGGACATCTCCGGCGCCCGCGAGTTCGAGGACCTGCCGGTCAAGGCGCGCGACTATGTGCTGCGGGTGGAAGAGCTTGCCGGAGCCCATGTTTCGTGCATCGGCGTGGGTCCGGGCCGCGACCAGACGATCGTGCGGCGAGACATCCTGGCGGACGGGTAG
- a CDS encoding MMPL family transporter, whose product MSRRLSWVLAVLVVLVSGALMGLIGSDDSSAQSPVPVPDTAESARVDALRAEFPGGDQAPAIVVLTREDGAPLDAADLDAARAKWPGVQVSEDGAAALAVVPLSSDLSGFALTDEIKEVRAEATEGLPGDLRAEVTGGPAFGADIADSFSGANITLLAVTAAVVAVLLIVTYRSPVLWLVPLLVIGFADRVAAVLGSAVAQAVGMTPDGSTAGITSVLVFGAGTNYALLLISRYREELSVKENHHDALDTAVRRAAPAIIASNATVVLALLTLVFASAPSVRSLGVQAAAGLVVAAVFVLLVLPPLLGLFGKRLFWPFIPAVGDRALTEGGVWHRIAEWVAHRPGRVAAVAITALALLCVGVVTTPVGLSQTEQFRVQAESVSGYEHLSEHFPSGLTDPATVIASTDRTAEVQRAITDTPGVVSAFPAGESPDGLTQWSVVLDAEPASEEAFDIVDALRDSVRQADPDALVGGSDATARDASTAASRDRAVVIPAILIVVLAVLYILLRAALAPLVLVAATVLSALAALGLGGWASVHLFGFPALDNTAPLFAFLFLVALGVDYTIFLVTRAREETPDHGTRDGIVRAVSATGAVITSAGIVLAAVFCVLGVLPLIVLTQVGIIVGLGILLDTFVVRTVIIPALFTLIGDRIWWPALQGSHAAEHGRHRLR is encoded by the coding sequence ATGTCCCGCCGCTTATCGTGGGTGCTCGCCGTGCTCGTCGTGCTGGTCTCCGGCGCCCTGATGGGGCTGATCGGCAGCGACGACTCCAGCGCACAGTCCCCTGTTCCCGTTCCCGACACCGCCGAATCCGCGCGGGTCGACGCGCTGCGCGCCGAGTTCCCGGGCGGCGACCAGGCACCCGCGATCGTGGTGCTCACCCGCGAGGACGGCGCCCCGTTGGACGCCGCCGACCTCGACGCCGCCCGCGCCAAGTGGCCCGGGGTGCAGGTCTCCGAGGACGGCGCGGCGGCGCTGGCCGTGGTGCCGCTGAGCAGCGACCTGTCCGGCTTCGCGCTGACCGACGAGATCAAGGAGGTGCGCGCCGAGGCGACCGAGGGGCTGCCCGGCGACCTGCGCGCCGAGGTGACCGGCGGGCCGGCGTTCGGCGCCGACATCGCCGACTCGTTCTCCGGGGCCAACATCACGCTGCTCGCGGTGACCGCCGCCGTCGTCGCCGTGCTGCTGATCGTCACCTACCGCTCCCCGGTGCTGTGGCTGGTTCCGCTGCTGGTGATCGGGTTCGCCGACCGGGTCGCGGCGGTACTGGGCAGCGCGGTCGCCCAGGCCGTCGGCATGACCCCGGACGGGTCGACCGCGGGCATCACCAGCGTGCTGGTGTTCGGCGCCGGCACCAACTACGCCCTGCTGCTCATCTCGCGGTACCGGGAAGAGTTGAGCGTCAAGGAGAATCACCACGACGCGCTGGACACCGCGGTGCGCAGGGCCGCGCCCGCGATCATCGCCAGCAACGCCACCGTGGTGCTGGCACTGCTGACGCTGGTGTTCGCGTCGGCGCCGAGCGTGCGCAGCCTCGGCGTGCAGGCCGCCGCGGGACTGGTGGTGGCGGCGGTGTTCGTGCTGCTGGTGCTGCCCCCGCTGCTCGGACTGTTCGGCAAGAGGCTGTTCTGGCCGTTCATCCCGGCCGTCGGTGACCGCGCGCTGACCGAGGGCGGGGTGTGGCACCGCATCGCCGAGTGGGTGGCACACCGGCCCGGCCGCGTCGCCGCCGTGGCGATCACCGCGCTGGCCCTGCTGTGCGTCGGGGTGGTGACCACGCCGGTCGGGCTGTCGCAGACCGAGCAGTTCCGGGTGCAGGCCGAGTCCGTCAGCGGCTACGAACACCTGTCCGAGCACTTCCCCAGCGGCCTGACCGACCCGGCCACCGTCATCGCGTCGACCGACCGGACCGCCGAGGTGCAGCGCGCGATCACCGACACCCCGGGTGTGGTGTCGGCGTTCCCGGCGGGCGAGAGCCCGGACGGGCTCACCCAGTGGTCGGTCGTGCTCGACGCAGAACCCGCCTCCGAGGAGGCCTTCGACATCGTCGACGCGCTGCGTGACTCGGTGCGCCAGGCCGATCCGGACGCGCTGGTCGGCGGGTCCGACGCCACCGCACGCGACGCCAGCACCGCGGCGTCGCGGGACCGCGCGGTGGTGATCCCGGCGATCCTGATCGTGGTGCTCGCGGTGCTGTACATCCTGCTGCGGGCGGCGCTGGCGCCGCTGGTCCTGGTCGCGGCGACGGTGCTGTCCGCGCTGGCCGCGCTGGGGCTGGGCGGCTGGGCCAGCGTGCACCTGTTCGGCTTCCCCGCGCTGGACAACACCGCGCCGCTGTTCGCGTTCCTGTTCCTGGTGGCCCTGGGCGTGGACTACACGATCTTCCTGGTCACCCGGGCGCGGGAGGAGACCCCCGACCACGGCACCCGCGACGGGATCGTGCGCGCGGTGTCGGCCACCGGTGCGGTGATCACCAGCGCGGGCATCGTGCTGGCCGCGGTGTTCTGTGTGCTCGGTGTGCTGCCGCTGATCGTGCTGACGCAGGTCGGCATCATCGTGGGCCTGGGCATCCTGCTCGACACGTTCGTGGTGCGCACGGTGATCATCCCGGCGCTGTTCACGCTGATCGGCGACCGGATCTGGTGGCCGGCGCTACAGGGCTCGCACGCCGCCGAGCACGGGCGGCACCGGCTCCGGTAG
- a CDS encoding cation diffusion facilitator family transporter produces the protein MGAGHDHSHGDTRVSRMVIAAAILSTFFVIELVTALLINSIALLADAGHMLTDLVAMFMGLTAVLLARRGSTSPARTYGWHRAEVFTAVANAALLLGVAVFILYEAVERFGHAPEVPGVPMIVVALAGLAANAAVVLMLRSHSEKSLAVRGAYMEVVADTVGSIGVLIAGIVTVTTGWPYADVVVAVLVALWVLPRAFSLARAALRILSETSPAHIDVEELRAALCAVEGVTDVHDLHVWTLVPGKDMVTAHLTSNRDSALVLDDARAVLTARGLEHATVQVERADSAGDCNCEAE, from the coding sequence ATGGGGGCCGGTCACGATCACAGCCACGGTGACACCCGGGTCAGCCGGATGGTCATCGCCGCGGCGATCCTCAGCACCTTCTTCGTCATCGAGCTGGTCACCGCGCTTTTGATCAACTCCATCGCCCTGCTGGCCGACGCCGGCCACATGCTCACCGACCTGGTGGCGATGTTCATGGGGTTGACCGCGGTGCTGCTGGCCCGCCGCGGGTCGACGTCACCGGCCCGCACGTACGGCTGGCACCGCGCCGAGGTGTTCACCGCGGTGGCCAACGCCGCGCTGCTGCTGGGGGTGGCGGTGTTCATCCTCTACGAGGCGGTCGAGCGGTTCGGCCACGCGCCCGAGGTGCCCGGTGTGCCGATGATCGTGGTCGCGCTGGCGGGGCTGGCGGCCAACGCCGCGGTGGTGCTGATGCTGCGGTCGCACTCGGAGAAGAGCCTGGCGGTCCGCGGTGCCTACATGGAGGTCGTCGCGGACACGGTGGGCAGCATCGGGGTGCTGATCGCCGGCATCGTCACCGTCACCACCGGCTGGCCGTACGCCGACGTGGTGGTCGCGGTGCTCGTCGCGCTGTGGGTGCTGCCGCGGGCGTTCTCGCTGGCCCGCGCGGCGCTGCGGATCCTGTCGGAGACCTCGCCCGCGCACATCGACGTCGAGGAGCTGCGCGCCGCGCTGTGCGCCGTGGAGGGTGTCACCGACGTGCACGACCTGCACGTGTGGACGCTGGTGCCCGGCAAGGACATGGTCACCGCGCACCTGACCAGCAACCGGGACTCCGCGCTGGTGCTCGATGACGCCCGCGCGGTGCTGACCGCCCGCGGCCTGGAGCACGCCACCGTTCAGGTGGAGCGCGCCGACAGCGCCGGCGACTGCAACTGCGAGGCCGAGTAA
- the fbaA gene encoding class II fructose-bisphosphate aldolase, whose protein sequence is MPIATPEVYAEMLDRAKEHGFAFPAINCTSSETINAAIKGFADAGSDGIIQFSTGGAEFASGLGVKEMVTGAVALAEFAHVIAERYPVTVALHTDHCPKDKLDTYVRPLLAISRQRVADGGNPLFQSHMWDGSAVPLDENLAIARDLLAEAAAAKIILEIEIGVVGGEEDGVAHEINDKLYTTPEDFEKTVEALGAGENGRYLLAATFGNVHGVYKPGNVKLRPDILDVGQKVAAAKLGLPSDAKPFDFVFHGGSGSLKSEIEDSLRYGVVKMNVDTDTQYAFTRPIAAHMFTNYDGVLKVDGEVGNKKVYDPRSYLKKAEASMSERVVEACEDLKSAGRSVTAG, encoded by the coding sequence ATGCCGATCGCAACACCCGAGGTGTACGCGGAGATGCTCGACAGGGCCAAGGAGCACGGCTTCGCGTTTCCCGCGATCAACTGCACATCGTCGGAGACCATCAACGCCGCGATCAAGGGCTTCGCCGACGCCGGCAGTGACGGCATCATCCAATTCTCCACGGGCGGAGCGGAATTCGCTTCCGGTCTGGGGGTCAAGGAGATGGTGACCGGCGCGGTGGCACTGGCGGAGTTCGCGCATGTGATCGCCGAGAGGTATCCGGTCACCGTGGCGTTGCACACCGATCACTGCCCGAAGGACAAGCTCGACACCTACGTGCGGCCGTTGCTGGCGATCTCCAGGCAACGGGTGGCCGACGGCGGCAACCCGCTGTTCCAGTCGCACATGTGGGACGGGTCGGCGGTGCCGCTGGACGAGAACCTGGCGATCGCGCGGGACCTGCTCGCCGAGGCCGCCGCGGCGAAGATCATCCTGGAGATCGAGATCGGGGTGGTCGGCGGCGAGGAGGACGGCGTCGCCCACGAGATCAACGACAAGCTCTACACCACCCCGGAGGACTTCGAGAAGACCGTCGAGGCGCTGGGGGCGGGGGAGAACGGGCGCTACCTGCTGGCGGCGACGTTCGGCAACGTGCACGGCGTGTACAAGCCGGGCAACGTCAAACTGCGCCCCGACATCCTCGACGTGGGCCAGAAGGTCGCCGCCGCCAAGCTTGGATTGCCTTCGGACGCAAAGCCGTTCGACTTCGTGTTCCACGGCGGATCGGGGTCGCTGAAGTCCGAGATCGAGGACTCGCTGCGCTACGGCGTGGTGAAGATGAACGTCGACACCGACACCCAGTATGCGTTCACCCGGCCCATCGCGGCGCACATGTTCACCAACTACGACGGGGTGCTCAAGGTCGACGGCGAGGTCGGCAACAAGAAGGTCTACGACCCGCGCAGCTACCTGAAGAAGGCGGAGGCGTCGATGAGCGAGCGTGTCGTCGAGGCGTGCGAGGATCTCAAGAGCGCGGGCCGTTCGGTGACCGCCGGTTGA
- a CDS encoding site-2 protease family protein, with the protein MNVRPLHQSVRPSPVFLVIVAVTVAGGALAWWCASDTDRPLSYVAVFTFVIAGWVVSLCVHEFAHAYTAWRFGDRDVEVRGYLTLNPLRYSNPMLSIGLPVLVIAIGGVGLPGGAVYVRTGWMTPRQRSLVSLAGPATNLVFAALLLVLANLLYDPAHGVFWAGVAFLGFLQVTAVVLNMLPVPGLDGYGALEPHLSPQTQRALAPAKQWGLLVLLLLLFTPNLNRWFWSVVLWFFDFSGVPRPLVWAGGALTRFWSAWF; encoded by the coding sequence GTGAACGTTCGCCCGCTGCACCAGTCGGTGCGGCCCAGCCCGGTGTTCCTGGTGATCGTCGCGGTCACGGTCGCCGGCGGCGCGCTGGCGTGGTGGTGCGCGTCCGACACCGACCGGCCGCTGTCCTACGTCGCGGTGTTCACGTTCGTCATCGCGGGCTGGGTGGTGTCGCTGTGTGTGCATGAGTTCGCGCACGCCTACACCGCGTGGCGGTTCGGTGACCGCGACGTCGAGGTCCGCGGCTATCTGACGCTCAACCCGCTGCGGTACTCCAACCCGATGCTGTCGATCGGGCTGCCGGTGCTGGTGATCGCCATCGGCGGGGTCGGGTTGCCGGGCGGGGCGGTGTACGTGCGCACCGGGTGGATGACGCCGCGGCAGCGGTCGCTGGTCAGCCTGGCCGGCCCGGCGACCAACCTGGTGTTCGCGGCGCTGCTGCTGGTGCTGGCCAACCTGCTGTACGACCCCGCGCACGGGGTGTTCTGGGCCGGCGTGGCGTTCCTGGGGTTCCTGCAGGTGACGGCCGTCGTGCTGAACATGCTGCCGGTGCCCGGTCTGGACGGGTACGGCGCGCTGGAGCCGCACCTGAGCCCGCAGACGCAGCGCGCGCTGGCCCCGGCCAAGCAGTGGGGTCTGCTGGTGCTGTTGCTGCTGTTGTTCACCCCCAACCTGAACCGGTGGTTCTGGTCGGTGGTGCTGTGGTTCTTCGACTTCTCCGGGGTGCCCCGGCCGCTGGTGTGGGCCGGTGGCGCGCTGACCCGGTTCTGGTCGGCCTGGTTCTAG
- a CDS encoding MarR family winged helix-turn-helix transcriptional regulator, whose amino-acid sequence MTDQRDALEAAIAADVRALNVESEEIGRLFASRHDVAANDFRALLYVMVAETEGAPLTAGELRRRMGMSGAAITYLVERMINSGHFRRESDPRDRRKVILRVADHGMAVGRAFFTPLADRTRDALHGFSDADLQTAHRTFAALIAAMREFREELDDAEG is encoded by the coding sequence GTGACCGATCAGCGCGACGCACTGGAGGCGGCCATCGCCGCCGATGTGCGGGCGCTCAACGTCGAGTCCGAGGAGATCGGCCGGCTGTTCGCCAGCCGACATGACGTGGCCGCCAACGACTTTCGCGCCCTGCTCTACGTGATGGTGGCCGAGACCGAGGGCGCCCCGCTGACCGCCGGTGAACTGCGCAGACGCATGGGGATGTCCGGTGCGGCGATCACCTACCTCGTCGAACGGATGATCAACTCCGGGCACTTCCGCCGCGAATCCGACCCGCGCGACCGCCGGAAGGTGATCCTGCGTGTCGCCGATCACGGAATGGCGGTCGGGCGCGCCTTTTTCACACCGCTGGCCGACCGCACCCGCGATGCGCTGCACGGTTTCTCCGACGCCGACCTGCAGACCGCCCACCGCACCTTCGCCGCGCTGATCGCCGCGATGCGCGAGTTCCGCGAGGAACTCGACGACGCCGAGGGCTGA